The stretch of DNA CCGACCTCGCCCGGGTACTGCACACCCCGGTCTCCATGGACTGGATGGCGGTCTCCTCCTACGGGGCCGGGACCACCTCCTCCGGGGTGGTCCGCATCCTCAAGGACCTGGAGACCGACATCAAGGACCGCGACGTCCTCATCGTCGAGGACGTCATCGACTCCGGTCTGACCCTGTCGTGGCTGATCGGCAACCTGAAGTCGCGCGGGCCCCGCTCGGTGGAGGTCTGCACGATGATCCGCAAGCCGCTGGCCTTCGACGTGGACCTGCACGTGGAGTACGTCGGCTTCGACCTGCCCAACGAGTTCATCGTCGGCTACGGCCTCGACTACGCCGAGAAGTACCGCAACCTGCCCTTCATCGGCACCCTCG from Nocardiopsis dassonvillei subsp. dassonvillei DSM 43111 encodes:
- the hpt gene encoding hypoxanthine phosphoribosyltransferase, with the protein product MDAKDMGRDLEKVLVTEEEIKARLEEVGARIDADYAGKDLLIVGVLKGAVMVMADLARVLHTPVSMDWMAVSSYGAGTTSSGVVRILKDLETDIKDRDVLIVEDVIDSGLTLSWLIGNLKSRGPRSVEVCTMIRKPLAFDVDLHVEYVGFDLPNEFIVGYGLDYAEKYRNLPFIGTLAPHVYES